ACGTCAGATATTTGTCAGTGTCGAGTGGCAGGAAAATAGATATGCCCAGCATGACACTGAAGGAAGCAGAATCGAAGACTTGGTGACAAAGCAGACATTCTGGCAGCGAACCACTACAATAGTgaaggctatcaaaccattatatgaagtgtTGCTAGCCGTGGATAGCGAGAGGCATCCCTAGATGGGCTTCCAgtatcacatgatggagagGGCAAAGGTTTAGATCATGGACGCAAATCCAGGCCATGCCTAGGAGTGCATCGACATCATTGAGCGACGGTAGAACTACCAAATAGGTAGGAACTTGCATCTAGCAAATAAGCAAGAATATTGAAAATTAGACTGCTCTTGTACTTATATAATTTTACTAAGACAGTCTCCTCTGTATGGAGCATACTATCTAAACCCCCGGTTCGAGTCCAACATATCTAGAATTGGTATAGATGACGAACTTTTAGCGGCTCTGTGTAATGTTATTTACCAGATGGAGTCTGATCTAGAAGTTGCGGCCCTATATCTAGACAAGATAACTTAACTTTAGTGACATATGTAAGTATACCGGTATCTTTTATTATTAACATATGGTTCTTTTTTACGgaccaaattatttagagagggcagcaACAGCTTTGGATAGCGAGCAGCTATCGTGAGTAAGATAATTATGAATCCAGATATGTTACACATTAGGAGGATATTCATCCGATGTTAGCTTCATAGCCAGCGAGGCTAGAGTCGATGCAAAGCAATAGGATGAGCGCAATATTCCACGTATTCCCATAACTAATTAGTCGCAGCCACATGAGAGCCAGTCACCTACTTTTTTCTCGTTCGATACACTCTCTCAGAAAGATGATCGAGAGATGCTCAGATAAGACCACTATGGTACCCGGTCGACTCGATCAGGAGGACGACATAGCTATGCAGAAAGGGACATGAAAGCTAAGAAGGCAGATGCCTAGCAAaccaaaaaaggaaaacaaaaggcCCCAATGGAGAGTATCGAGGAGTCCAGTAGCAGCAGCAATAACGATTCAGGTTGTCATGAATCTGCTAGCCATGGAGGGAGTGGAGGATAGGAGACCACTGCTTATATGACATAGCCAGAGGCTAGTCTTCGATACACTAGTGAGTCCCAATTTACGTATGCTGCATAGGATAGAAACCACAGTACACGATCTGGTAGAGCTCGCGAGGATACGATTGCATATAGAAGACAGGCTCCTCGAGCTCGTTCAGGAGGACATAATGTAGCCGCAGAAAATCTCGCATGTGGAGTAGGATCTATAGACGTATCAGATTCCGAGTTGTATACTAGATCCTATTATCCGCAGCCACAGGCAGCCTACGACCTATACAgatacaaatatgaatatagTGCGCTTGAGGCATCTTTCGGTGGCTACGACCCTATGTAGCCCGGAACATCTCATGGGTCGGATTTTGCTGTCAGCATATTCGGATGGACCTCTCCACAACCGTATTATCAGTTAGAGGACATCTCTCAAAGCCAGAGCTTCAGTGAGAGATCCAAGAGTGCTTATAATCCTCGCACGTTCCTCATGGATTGAATATATAGAACTACAATGTTGCTTGGTTAGAGGGGTGGGTTGATGTGCCTCCTTATTATGCTGATGATctggatatctacgagaggcgTCGCCACTcaacccgattttagatatctacGAGTGCTTTAAAAGtatataattgattgtattttcatttgaagatattttatgttgatcattttataagttgtattattttaaagcaataagatgcatcatctagCTTAAACCAGAattatagaaacatcaaaaaatataaaaaaaacatcaaattatacttaaatttataaaaaaaatttgaaaagacaAAGTACTCtcctataaaataaaaaataagggcCAAGAATCGCCAAACCGAGCTAATTGGTTCGGTACTAGAACCAGACCGGATGCCGACTAGTACAGTATCCGGTACCAGTCTGGCAATCCTTAGTTTAAActtataatatataaaattaaccaagatagtAGAAAAAAACATAATTTCAGAGTATAAGTCTAATTACACAAATAGTTTATTGGCCCAAATGGATTACCGAGTTTGAGTCGGATCATAGAGTTGGAACTTAAAATTGCTCAAATTTCAAATAGATTGGATCGGATCGGTTCAGAATTCAGAAAACTCAAACCTGTCCCCAAAAATAGAATGAGTTCAATTTTAGAACCCGACTCAACCCTATGAGTCCTTTAAAACGGATCAGAACAGATCTAAACAGGGCGGGTTGGGTCACGGATCAACCCtatccatttgcagccttactaaGGACCAACCACAACATCCTAGCCAGTAGCAATGACAAGCTATGTTACATTTATTCATCCTTGGTGGGTTTGATTCTCATCTCCTTCAATATCAGCTTGGAAATGAATGCATTCTTGTGGCTCTCAAACGTGTGGCCTTCGTTGATATGATGAACTATAATACAAAAGGGCCTCTAATGGACAAGAACGTGTGCCTGCTCCTGTTGTTTGAGAAAACTGTAATGAACCATATACATCAAGGAGCTTTCCACATTCTCTTGGTCTGATCGTAACGCAGCGATGAACAACTTCCATTGCGGAAATCTTCAGCCAGCAGCTTCTTCATTAACTCTTGCAGCCTTTCAGCACCTGGACCAGGCAGGAACACAGAAGCATTTCCCCTCGAGGAGCATGGATCTACCCCGCCGTCTGATTTCCCAATGCACCATGCACCTGGAGTGAACTGGTCCTCAGACCGGCCAAGAAGATCCCGATCGATCTTGTTTAAGACAGGGTCATTCTTTGCAAATTTCCGAGCAAAAGGTGCGCCACTCTTAACCATCTTGCCAAAGTCTTTAGTGGAGAGGGAGCGGGGATGCTGCTTCGGAGGGTTGTCCCAAGCAATGTAGTGCAGGTCGTGGCTTATCGTTGTGTTTCGATACTCATCAGAGTTGCAGATGACAGAGTGGAAGTAGCCTTCCGGTGAGGAGATGAAGTTTACATAGTACATCAAGATTGTTCGGGGGAGGTTTTCCCATCCCCATATGCAATATTCAAGGAAGGGCCGAGCCAGCATCACCCACGCGGAACCTGCGAACAAACAGAAATGATATATGACACATGAAGAGCCAattgaagaaaagagaagaaacgaAACTGAAACACATATTGCAATAATAATCCAAGGTGTCATACCCAAACATGCTTCCAGAAATCTAAAATCTGCAGTCATGCTTTACAGAAGTGATAGCCCATAAATTTCTCATTAATGCAACCATTATCCTTACTGTCCGATCTTTTTCCAGAAACTATTTTTAACTTAAATTATGTTATAATtccttttgtttcattgcttaTTATTTATTGGATGCTTCAGTAGGTTTAGAAAAAAACACGCTGTGGTGCAGCTAGGAGTCTGATATTCAAATGCTAAATGGTGCATAGAGCTGTCTGGTAGTGTCATCAAGAAAGCCACCTTTAAGAAGCAATCTATGTATAATCCATCTCCCTGGGATAAAATTCCCACTTACTCTCAAATGATGCTAAAAGCATTTGGTAACTGTAAAAGCAAACACAAGAATAAAAATGTACTATTCAGCCTTTGGTTGCTGGATGCCTTCAAGAATCATTTAAGGATGCATGATTATTTAAAACATCCAGCAGACACACAGATTCCGAGTACATCAATCCAACCGACACTTAACactcatggattccatcaaaTATATGATTCCATCATTCAGCTTCAAAGTTTGACAATTTTCCCTTGGACTAAAACTGGGTTTAGGGTCTGGCAGAAGTTCTCATGGTAGCGGGTAAATCTGCCAACGAGAGAAAGATACCATTGTAGCTTATGTTTTTGTCTATGCTTTCTGTTTTCttatatcatataaatgaaCAGGAAAAAAATGTTCAGGGAATCTAGCTACAAACACTATGATGTTACGATAGCAGCACGAAAAATGAACTTTAAGTGGGGTGAGTGGCTGCATTAGTACACTTCATACAtcggacttaaacatgaatcaaGTCCATGTGATAATATGCATTTCAACAATCAAATCTTCCAGCATCATGGAGCCAAGGTGTCAAAAACCTATCATTTGGTCCAGTTGATCATAAACAAATGCTACTGTTCAATTCAATTGCTATACCTCCACTACGTTTCATGCTCCTCCTGGATTATACATAACTGAACTTCGATAAAAATGATATACACTCATTGACCAGCAATCATGAACAGCATTTAGTTGAGCTGGGTATAATGATATCTGACTTTCACTCATCATTTTGGTTAAAACATATGCATCTGGATCCAGAACTTACATAACAGGTTCAACTCAGATCAGGTCCAAGCATATTTGAATTTAAAGGGCCAACTGAATTTTTAGGATATAAATCCAATTTCAGCAAAACCTTGACTCAACCTAGTTTAAGCATCAGTTTCCAGTTTAGGACCCAAACTTGAGCAGTATGTCCAATTTTTGGATATGTTTCAGATCCAAATCAGTTCTGATAAATTTATGGTTTGGGTGTACTGGACTCATTTAATCTCCTAACTAGAAGTgatcctttttccttttctttgatggCAAATTGGATTGTTTCGCTATCATCTTTAAGCTAACCGCTTTGCTGAAACATCTGGGTTCACCTTTTGCTTGATATTCTCTTGGTCTTTATACTTCTTGAACTTGTTCAGGTACCAGCTTTTGAAAATGAAttgttcttttttccctttttcggAACAAAAACATTTTAATACATATTCatcaattgaaaaaaaaaaaagatgcacaTAATAATATAGTTTATAGTTATGAATTTCCACAGAAAGCTAGTAATTGTCATGCATAAGACATTTTATTCTTTTACATCTCTTATTTTTCATGTAGCAATAAGTTCATATTTTAAAAACAATTTTTTAATTAGTATTAAGTACAGTTCAGTGGATGTACACGATTTGCAAGAACTATGTTTGGAAGACCATAAATTGGAAATAACTTTTGTATCAATACTTTGTTATTTAGGGTCCCATTCATACTTGCTAGAATCGTATGTAGCATATTATTTCCCATACCAGATCTTCTACCAATTCTGGGGTTCGTGTTAAGACATGAAGTCCAACTACGGAATACTTGAATTTTCTCCCCTTTATGTAAGCAGCCTCCATGGAAAGAACATATTTGGCCTTCTGGCTTTCAGTCTATTTTAATATAGATTCAAATAATGGGCCACCTGTATTGGCTGATCAACTTAAAAGACGCTTGTCTTAACAGAGATATCAGAAGAAACTCTTAGTTAAATATCTACATTTAAATATCTAGATAAACCAATAAAGAGCTACCTACATATGATGATGAGAGTATGTAAAAAAGTTACCAGACAAAAGTAAAATAAGAATTTTCTATGCAAAAACCTTACCAGTGTATAATTTAAAAGCTGTTGGCAGTTCCCTGCGTTGATTAGTCACAACAATGTCAAATTTCTTTGACAAATAAAGACCTGGATCAATAACGATTGGTCTTGCCCGTTGGTTCCTGCATTATTTTACAATTTAATACATAAACTGGGTTTGACGAGTGAAAAATAAAATGCAAGGAAAACAACCAATTGTACAAGTTTCTGTTGAACTTACACTTTCCACCCAGCAATTTGTGTGTGCTCAATAAAATTAAGATTTCTTGGTAAGGTAGAGAAAACATGAAGTATATCTGCATGGATTACCCAGTACAAGTTAGAGCTGAAAATGTAACAAAAGGTCAATGACTTAACCTCAAATATAAGAATCCATAACAAAAGCTTATAGCTTTCTTTGTGATTTTACAATGTAATCTGAAGTAGTAAACTGTAACTCTACACACTAAACAATAGTTTAACAAATGCATCAGCAATTGTAATTGCAAGACTATCTACCGTGTTATCAATCCAATCATCATGAAAATCTCACTATTAGCAGATCAACATAGCTACAAACCAGAGAAGAAATGTGTAAATTCTTGATCTTTTCATATGATTACAGGAAATAAATGAGTAAATGAGCACATGTTGATGACAACAACATTAATCATTAATTGAGGCTGATAAAATCAAGGATATGCATAAGATGAACCTTTGTCCGAATTCTTGATCTTTTCAAGGGTCGATACTCACTAGCTTACAGAGTATGAAATTTTAAGGAGAGCATTGTGATATTGATGCGCGTATAACAAAGTCCATCAATAAGCATGATACAAACTACATGACCAACTCTTTAACTACCTAGATCGAGATAGCAATAAtgcaatattaaaaaaaataaaggttataaaaaaatatggtaTAAATATTGCATGGTTAAATAGGCATCTTATCAGCAGAATGTTTGACGAGCAAGGAATGATAAAGACTAGTTCAAAGAAACTTGCACCATTATATACGTGCATGAAAACATATACAAGAAAAATAGAGCAAGGGATTGTCTAGAAAGGAAGAGCAGAAGAGAACAAAAGGTATTATCTGAACGGTAGCCACAACTAAATTGCAGATCTTATTCTTCACATGgcaataaaattgaaaaatacaacaataacaataacaatgacaataacaataataacaataataaagagGTTTAGTTTGCTGCCTTATCTTATTTATAGTATTTATTGTAAAATTTAAATCTTAGCTGTTAGACTAAAGAAGGGCAAGGTAGGTATTTGCAATCTAAACTGCTTTAGGCGGTGAAGGCCAATCCTAAGGCATCATAAAAAAGGTCCCTACTAAGACGTGAAAATCTCTTTTCATCTGACTTGGCTGCCTTGTCCAACATAACCATGTAGATTGTAAGCACCATGATGACAATGTCAGGCAAGGGGACATTGTCCCCATCTATAACATGACTGATGCCATTTGTCTCAAATTTATGGGTATGGAGGCATGACTACATAATCAAATAGATAGGGAATCAAAAGAAGATGATAACTTAGTTGAATATGATTGAAGATGGGATGGCATTGACCTAGGTGAGGCTAAAGATTCTGATAGCTGATTTACATTTGAACTTGTGAATGTTGTGGCACTTCTATTGCTGATTCCATTAGTTAAAGCAATCAGATCAAGCACTGGTTGCTGTGGTTGTGAAAGGACAGAACAAGGAAAGAACTCTAGTCGTGATGGTATCAAGAAAGTTCAATAACAACCCATGGTTTTGTATCATAATTATGCTCAACTTAGAACTCTTCCCCAGTATCAGTAGTGGTACAAAATCTACTGTAACTTTTAATCCTAGTCCTCTACTTAAAATATGTGAATGGCTCAGAGAAATTACAGGGTGTCAAAGCAAAAAACTAGTAAGAATACAGTATTACGCTGTTGAGCCTAGGCTTGAGCATCATTACGGCAGCTTTTTTTTCCCTGCATATTCCTTCCctaaattccttttttttccttgttttatTGTTCTTGCTGCCCTTTTTTCTATTCTCATTATATGGAAACAGAAAAATCtgaagtaaatactccaatccaTTTATTTTTTCTGCATAAAATTTGAATAGGGATTGGCTTAATCCAGTAAGGAGATTTGTCAAAATGCAAACCCAGAAATTGTATCATGTAACTTGGGCCCGTTCTCTTTAAGAATGAAAAATAATTTCTTTCCAAGGCAAGGACAAATGTAAAGGAAGTTGTTGCTATTTAGTATATGATTGAAACAACCTGGTGGAAGAGGGATTCAATTTTTTCTTAGAAATAAAGAATATTTGAATTTGGAAGCCAAACTAGTAAATCCTCAAAATTAAAAGAGGTAATTCCGAAAATGATTTAATAACAACCCAAGAAATCTAAGAAACTGCAAAGTTTTAGGAGAGGCAAATGCTTCCTGGGATCTACTGGTGCCCTCATCCTAGCCCCCACCACGTCCCCTATAATGTTATATCGCTCATCTCCTCAATCCCTCTCTACCAATCCTATATCTACTTTGTGATCCTTgtcctccctcttctttttgACACAGCATACTAACGCTTCATTTAGAAACTCGTCTCTGCCCCATCCTAAATCATCTAACCCACTATGGACCAGTTTGGTTACTTTGTGTAGATCCAGACATGGTTTGACAGCAAGATCTGCCATATTTAGGACTGGATCGCGAATCGAAACTTCGGGAAGCTAAAACCTCTAATTCTGTATGCATTTGGCAATGTGGTGAAATACAAAGTTAATGCAAGAGTTGAGATCTAGCATCtattaacatatttttgttttgaaaacgtTTGACCCTGACTAGGAGAGAAATCCGACTCGGAAAAAGTCAAACTTCATTAGTATAATATAGGGCTTGCATCATAATTTTATACACATTAGttggaagaaaataaaaagggttTTACcctattttttatataattccTCTTTTAACTAGAAGAGGTATCCCTTCAAATTCTTAAAAGGGCGGACCTCACAAGTATAAGTAGAGAAACCATAAAGTTTTATGGATCTTTACAAAGGTAAGAGGGCTTAGAACCCTATTTTCGAAAATTatcctatttatttattattctgAAAGGTCCAAGTTGAGTGGGTTGAAGCTAAACCTTACTTCTTTCTAATCGGAGCAAGAAGGTATTAGAGAGTAGGATACTTCTTCTATGGATGTCTAGTGCATGATCCAGAATCGTGAGCACTATATGCAGATGGGAGAAAAGCTTTTGGTCCTCGATGTACATCGAAGGACAAAGGCGAGGATGGCTTCTACCTCGGCGGATGTTGATGTGAAGTCTCATCTTGGTCAATTGGAGAAGAAAGTCATACAACTCATAGAGTTTTGAGTCTCAACAAATACCTGTAACTTCAACATCTATAACTCCTATTACAAAACTGTCTTTAATGTCTCGGTGTGACATGAAGTTTGTTCTATTGATACTAAAAGAAATGAACAGTTCATACTAGAAGACAAATTCAAAATAGAAAATTAAGAGGCTCAGTTTTGGAATGGGGATGCAAGCATTTCCCCAACTTTATTTTAATTTTGCAGAATCTAAATTCCCCAAATAGAAGAACCTTTGATCTAGAAGGATCATCTGACCTATCGTGGACAAATCTGATCACTTTGGATAGGTCTAGATAGGATTTAACAGCAAGATCTACGACATCTAAGACTCAATTACGAACCGAATATTTAGAAACCATCAAGGTTTGTTGAACTATCCCAAACTGGCCGGTTCGGACATACCGAACTGTGGCAATAATTGGACCGGTTGGTTACTGGCACGGTTCATTTTCGTGGTTCGAAATtgagggagggggagaaagagaggcagaaaagagagagggagagagggctcAAAGggatcctttttatttttgccGATTTCTAACTGAAATTAGCAAATAGTTTGCCAACTTCATTTAAATAGGggatctttatttatttttgcccTCTCTCCCCTATCATATCAAAAAGCTAAGTCAATAATAGACAACCCAATTCaaagttataaaaaaaaaaatagcaaacaAACTCTTTTCTGTTTTATCCTACCATTTCAAGTGCAAACTAATCCAAGCATAACTAGACTACTGTTGATGCAATTTAAATTTACATTATACTTGAATttagttattttttatttaattt
This genomic interval from Phoenix dactylifera cultivar Barhee BC4 unplaced genomic scaffold, palm_55x_up_171113_PBpolish2nd_filt_p 000092F, whole genome shotgun sequence contains the following:
- the LOC103724045 gene encoding beta-glucuronosyltransferase GlcAT14B-like, coding for MRKNGGLHSGRAFSDRRWLLPFLASVLVSITLFLAMAFGLLSPQYNGDSLSLDIVSFTSLDDSDGYFIEPDSPKRFEQPLVPESEPPRIAYLITGTKGDSLRMRRTLQAIYHPRNQYILHLDMEAPPRERIELAMYVKGDPMFSELENVRVIAKGNLVTYKGPTMIACTLHAIAILLKESLKWDWFINLSASDYPLMTQDDILHVFSTLPRNLNFIEHTQIAGWKVNQRARPIVIDPGLYLSKKFDIVVTNQRRELPTAFKLYTGSAWVMLARPFLEYCIWGWENLPRTILMYYVNFISSPEGYFHSVICNSDEYRNTTISHDLHYIAWDNPPKQHPRSLSTKDFGKMVKSGAPFARKFAKNDPVLNKIDRDLLGRSEDQFTPGAWCIGKSDGGVDPCSSRGNASVFLPGPGAERLQELMKKLLAEDFRNGSCSSLRYDQTKRMWKAP